In Aquimarina spinulae, a single window of DNA contains:
- a CDS encoding serine hydrolase domain-containing protein, translating into MVKRILKFFFKSLLTIILLCVALLYIFDYDYILKGVRVVYMTGHTTAYIDDYSYFDNRTIEKGNATLAWATHPEYNKTQSTDRLNAINKELGTVAFMIIKNDSIWYENYAEGFGIDSKTNSFSMAKSVVTGMLGKAIMDGYIKNLDQPVGDFLPEFSQGLAAKTTVGDLSSMSSGLNWTEHYTSPFSITARAYYDPNIRDVMLGLDVVEEPGQRFEYLSGNTQLLGMVIEKATGKKLATYLSESFWKPLGMEHEAIWQLDSEDSGMEKAYCCIASNARDFARFGMLFKNKGMFAGEQILPAEFTELATKPRFEDGQMYGYGFWLSDHLDKEIFAMRGILGQYVICVPEDNIMIVRLGHNRGQFVPGESFTEDFFVFIEEAYKMLNNAS; encoded by the coding sequence ATGGTAAAACGGATACTCAAATTTTTCTTTAAAAGCTTACTTACTATTATTTTACTCTGTGTAGCACTACTGTACATTTTTGATTATGATTATATTCTAAAAGGAGTTAGGGTGGTTTATATGACAGGCCATACCACTGCATATATCGATGATTATTCGTATTTTGATAATCGTACTATAGAAAAAGGAAATGCTACTCTCGCCTGGGCTACTCATCCAGAATATAATAAAACGCAAAGCACAGATAGACTTAATGCTATTAATAAAGAACTAGGCACTGTTGCCTTTATGATTATTAAGAATGATAGTATTTGGTATGAAAACTATGCCGAAGGATTTGGGATTGATTCTAAAACCAATTCTTTTTCTATGGCAAAAAGTGTGGTAACTGGTATGCTGGGAAAAGCAATTATGGATGGGTATATTAAAAACCTGGATCAGCCAGTTGGAGATTTTCTTCCCGAATTTTCGCAAGGTCTTGCGGCAAAAACTACTGTAGGAGATCTTTCTTCTATGTCTTCTGGCTTAAACTGGACCGAACATTATACCAGTCCGTTTTCTATTACAGCCAGAGCCTATTATGATCCCAATATCAGAGATGTAATGTTAGGACTGGATGTTGTCGAGGAGCCAGGACAAAGGTTTGAATACCTAAGCGGAAATACTCAATTATTAGGTATGGTTATTGAAAAAGCTACCGGTAAAAAGCTTGCAACCTATTTAAGTGAGAGTTTTTGGAAGCCTTTAGGGATGGAACATGAAGCCATATGGCAATTAGATAGTGAAGATAGTGGTATGGAAAAAGCATATTGCTGTATTGCAAGTAATGCCAGAGATTTTGCTCGTTTTGGAATGTTGTTTAAAAACAAAGGAATGTTTGCAGGCGAACAAATACTACCAGCAGAATTTACAGAATTGGCAACAAAACCAAGATTTGAAGATGGACAAATGTATGGATATGGTTTTTGGTTGTCTGATCATCTGGATAAGGAAATTTTTGCCATGCGAGGTATTTTAGGACAATATGTAATTTGTGTCCCAGAGGATAATATTATGATTGTACGATTAGGGCATAATCGCGGTCAGTTTGTACCCGGAGAATCATTTACAGAAGATTTCTTTGTCTTTATTGAAGAAGCTTATAAAATGCTTAATAATGCTTCATAA
- a CDS encoding 3'-5' exonuclease, whose amino-acid sequence MLHKLNLEHILFLDIETVPEHEHFENLSEETKYLWADKTKYQRKEEFSPEEFYERAGIWAEFGKIVCISVGYFAFKGETRSFRTTSFYGEEEQLLVDFKNLIETHFGRPHHLLCAHNGKEFDFPYIARRMIIHNIGLPYKLNLFGKKPWEVPHLDTLDLWKFGDYKHYTSLKLLTNILGIPSPKDDIDGSQVRQVFYEEQDIDRIIIYCEKDTIAVAQILLRLRQEELLDEGEVISV is encoded by the coding sequence ATGCTTCATAAACTTAATCTAGAACATATCTTGTTTCTGGATATAGAAACTGTTCCCGAACACGAACATTTTGAAAACCTTAGTGAAGAAACAAAATACTTGTGGGCCGATAAAACCAAATATCAACGTAAAGAAGAATTCTCTCCAGAGGAGTTCTATGAAAGAGCAGGGATATGGGCCGAATTTGGTAAAATAGTATGTATATCTGTTGGGTATTTTGCATTCAAAGGTGAAACGAGATCTTTTAGGACCACATCCTTTTATGGAGAAGAAGAACAGCTACTGGTAGATTTTAAAAACTTAATCGAAACCCATTTTGGAAGACCACATCATTTGCTTTGTGCCCATAATGGAAAAGAGTTTGATTTTCCTTATATCGCTCGTAGAATGATTATTCATAATATAGGATTACCTTATAAATTGAATTTATTTGGTAAAAAACCCTGGGAAGTACCTCATTTAGATACTTTGGATTTATGGAAATTTGGAGACTATAAACACTATACGTCTCTAAAATTACTTACCAATATTTTAGGTATTCCATCACCAAAAGATGATATTGATGGAAGCCAGGTACGACAAGTTTTTTATGAAGAACAGGATATTGATCGTATCATCATTTATTGCGAGAAAGATACAATTGCCGTTGCTCAGATTTTACTTCGGTTGCGACAAGAAGAATTATTAGATGAAGGCGAGGTTATATCTGTATGA
- a CDS encoding M14 family zinc carboxypeptidase, translating to MKTNTNSLKSHISWICTIFFLCNMLILQAQEKYYRVIFDTDKEQLESLQVKGLEVDHFHYENGKVIAEISQSDLKLLRKNNVKYKIKIRNLSKRIPRINKRIDRKNARKAKNSIQQQVPSPSNFSLGSMGGYHTNDEAIAALDKMRQLYPQLITAKSSIGTTVQGRSIYMVKISDNADTDENEDEMLYTSIHHAREPIGLSQNLFYMWYLLENYNSDPEIKILVDNTELYFIPIINPDGYIHNQQTNPNGGGYWRKNRRNNGGSYGIDLNRNYGYQWAAPGGSSSNPSSDQYHGPSKFSEPETQAMRDFTNQHNFVAALNYHSYSNLLIHPWGYKANTFTPDQSTFVKICTYMTEENSYTYGTPNQTVGYTAGGSSDDWMYGEQSSKPKVFAMTPEVGSSNDGFWPASSRIIPLCNEVYPFNIKILRMATKYAKVTPNNVNQTITSTSGTVAYSIKRFSLNQANWTVSLSSNSSHISSLGQPKQYGSIELLGTDNGAIDFQLKSTTPTGTQIPITLTINNGTWEYTTDVTITYNGDSTSCTATVPTGVSSSAVGSDTATIGWTAVASATYDLRYRQTGTTNWTTSAENGTSKVISGLNPSTTYEVQVRSKCADGTTSNYSASVSFTTTDGGNPTNYCASNGQSTSDEYISNVKLGTIDKTSTGASGGYSDFTAESTNLSKGNANTITITPTWTGTKYNEGYSVWIDYNQDGDFADTGEQVWTNAASQTTPVSGNFTVPATAKDGNTRMRVSMKYNAIPTSCESFSYGEVEDYTVAIGGGSTGDTQAPSAPAGLAASNVAQTTLTLSWNAATDNVGVTGYDVYQGATNLGSVTATTRNITGLTANTAYQFTVKAKDAAGNESAASNTLNVTTAGASSTYDVKLRITFDNYPEETSWEIKDSNNQIVHSGGTYPSQPDGSTLNITKTLDAGCYTLVFKDSYGDGICCSFGNGSYELTNSASGAVLASGGSFTSEDTKNFCVGNAAMHNFNRDVKTDLENSDIVIHPIPAKDFIIIKMNNFNGSTYKIVNKAGQTVRRGKMSANKIELNNLPSGMYFVSVKSDTKTITKKLILK from the coding sequence ATGAAAACAAACACTAATTCTTTAAAATCCCATATCTCATGGATATGCACTATTTTCTTTCTATGTAATATGCTTATATTACAAGCGCAAGAAAAATATTATCGTGTAATTTTTGATACAGATAAAGAACAATTAGAATCTCTACAAGTAAAAGGATTAGAGGTCGATCACTTTCATTATGAAAATGGAAAAGTTATTGCTGAAATTTCTCAAAGCGACCTTAAATTATTACGAAAAAATAACGTTAAATATAAAATCAAAATTCGTAATCTCTCGAAAAGGATTCCCAGAATAAATAAGCGAATAGATAGAAAAAATGCACGTAAGGCAAAAAATAGTATTCAGCAACAAGTACCCTCTCCCAGTAATTTTTCTTTAGGTAGTATGGGTGGGTATCATACTAATGACGAAGCAATAGCTGCATTGGATAAAATGAGACAACTTTACCCTCAACTCATCACGGCCAAATCATCTATAGGTACAACAGTACAAGGTAGGTCAATTTATATGGTCAAAATAAGTGACAATGCAGATACCGATGAAAACGAAGATGAAATGTTATATACTTCTATACACCATGCCAGAGAACCAATAGGGCTTTCACAAAATCTTTTTTATATGTGGTACCTGTTAGAGAATTATAATTCTGATCCTGAAATCAAAATATTGGTAGACAATACCGAATTATATTTTATACCTATTATTAATCCTGATGGATACATACACAATCAGCAAACCAATCCAAACGGAGGAGGATATTGGAGAAAAAACAGACGTAACAACGGAGGGTCATATGGTATAGATTTAAATCGTAACTATGGTTATCAATGGGCTGCACCAGGAGGGTCTTCTTCAAATCCAAGTAGTGATCAGTATCATGGTCCTTCAAAATTTTCGGAACCTGAAACCCAGGCAATGAGAGATTTTACAAATCAGCATAATTTTGTAGCTGCGCTTAATTATCACTCTTATAGTAATCTGTTGATTCATCCATGGGGATATAAGGCAAATACATTTACTCCTGACCAAAGTACGTTTGTAAAAATATGTACATACATGACAGAAGAAAATTCATATACATATGGTACTCCTAATCAAACAGTAGGATACACAGCGGGAGGAAGTTCTGATGATTGGATGTATGGAGAACAAAGTTCTAAACCCAAGGTTTTTGCTATGACCCCCGAAGTAGGATCTTCAAACGATGGGTTCTGGCCAGCTTCCAGTAGAATTATTCCTTTATGTAATGAGGTGTACCCTTTTAATATCAAGATATTAAGAATGGCAACCAAATATGCAAAAGTAACACCTAATAATGTAAATCAAACAATTACAAGTACATCGGGAACAGTAGCATATTCTATCAAACGTTTTAGCCTTAATCAAGCCAATTGGACAGTTAGTTTATCTTCAAATTCTTCGCATATAAGTTCTTTAGGACAACCAAAACAATATGGTAGTATCGAACTTTTAGGAACCGATAATGGTGCTATTGATTTTCAGTTAAAATCAACTACTCCAACAGGGACTCAAATTCCTATTACGCTTACTATAAATAATGGTACCTGGGAGTACACTACAGATGTTACCATAACGTATAATGGTGATTCTACTTCTTGTACAGCAACAGTACCTACGGGAGTATCTTCTTCGGCCGTGGGATCAGATACTGCTACTATAGGATGGACTGCTGTAGCCAGTGCAACCTATGACCTTCGCTACAGACAAACAGGAACAACCAACTGGACAACTTCTGCCGAAAACGGAACTTCTAAAGTAATTTCTGGATTAAACCCATCTACTACTTATGAAGTACAGGTAAGAAGTAAATGTGCCGATGGAACTACTTCTAATTATAGTGCTTCTGTAAGCTTTACAACTACTGATGGTGGTAATCCAACAAACTATTGTGCCTCTAATGGTCAAAGTACTTCTGATGAATATATAAGTAATGTAAAATTAGGAACCATCGATAAAACATCAACAGGAGCAAGTGGTGGATACAGTGATTTTACTGCTGAATCTACTAACCTTTCTAAAGGAAATGCTAACACCATTACCATTACTCCTACCTGGACCGGAACTAAATATAATGAAGGATACTCTGTATGGATTGATTATAATCAAGATGGAGATTTTGCCGATACAGGAGAACAAGTATGGACCAATGCAGCTTCACAAACAACTCCGGTAAGTGGTAACTTTACTGTACCTGCAACAGCAAAAGATGGAAACACCAGAATGAGAGTATCTATGAAATACAATGCAATACCAACTTCTTGTGAATCTTTCTCTTATGGTGAAGTAGAAGATTACACCGTGGCTATAGGTGGTGGATCAACAGGTGATACTCAAGCTCCTTCTGCTCCAGCAGGATTAGCAGCTTCTAATGTTGCTCAAACAACTCTTACCCTATCCTGGAATGCTGCTACTGATAATGTAGGTGTAACAGGATATGATGTATATCAGGGGGCTACTAACCTTGGATCGGTAACTGCAACTACAAGAAATATCACTGGATTAACCGCTAACACAGCATACCAATTTACGGTAAAAGCTAAAGATGCAGCAGGAAACGAATCTGCAGCAAGTAATACTTTAAATGTAACCACAGCAGGAGCATCTTCTACTTATGATGTAAAACTGCGTATTACTTTTGATAACTATCCCGAAGAAACAAGCTGGGAGATTAAAGATAGTAACAACCAGATAGTACATTCTGGAGGAACATATCCGTCTCAACCTGATGGTTCTACTCTTAATATAACCAAAACACTGGATGCAGGGTGTTATACGTTAGTATTTAAAGATTCGTATGGTGATGGGATTTGCTGTAGCTTTGGTAACGGTTCTTACGAACTAACCAACAGTGCGTCTGGTGCAGTACTAGCTTCTGGCGGATCATTTACTTCTGAAGATACTAAAAACTTCTGTGTAGGTAATGCTGCAATGCATAACTTTAATAGAGATGTGAAAACAGATTTAGAAAACTCTGACATTGTTATTCACCCAATTCCTGCAAAAGATTTCATTATAATCAAAATGAATAATTTTAATGGGTCTACATACAAAATCGTTAATAAAGCAGGTCAAACAGTAAGGCGCGGTAAAATGTCTGCAAACAAAATAGAATTAAACAATTTACCATCTGGAATGTATTTTGTATCGGTTAAATCAGATACTAAAACCATAACCAAAAAGCTTATTTTAAAATAG
- a CDS encoding GEVED domain-containing protein, translating into MKKSYKSLISLRGFNGQVSPKLNIGIVSAMLFLSGGLFAQNPSQKAKIVQQSNLVKLNQLQTESASKAALQKKEAIAAAKRNGWQVKMTNADGSFSELQRLAKDGTPIYYTTFNVDAAKSTRANHLNSGGSLGLNLDGQNMTAYVWDGGATRPTHQEFDGAGGNNRVAINDGVTTLNGNSFHAQHVTGTIVASGVQANAKGMASQAKAKTHDWNNDAAEATTAAANGMLLSNHSYGFRASAVPDQYFGAYIDESRTWDEIMFNAPFYLMVVAAGNDGNDSSSNAQPLDGNSSYDKLTGHSTSKNNLVVANAQDANVSNDGTLNSVTINSGSSEGPTDDYRIKPDITGNGTGVYSTYDNSDTAYNSISGTSMAAPNVTGTLLLLQQHYNSNNGNFMKAATLKGLALHTADDIGPSGPDAVHGWGLLNAKVAAEAITNKGTASKIEELTLTSGQTYTITVDSDGSSPLMASISWTDRAGTAVTATNSNTPVLVNDLDIRVTKGSTTSSPYKLTSITTNSTGDNNVDPFERVDIANASGTYTITVTHKGTLTGGSQNFSLIVTGLTGTTTPCTASVPTGVSSSAVGSDTATIGWTAVASATYDVRYRQTGTTNWTTSAENGTSKVISGLTPSTTYEVQVRSKCADGTTSNYSASVNFTTTDVQLNYCDSNGQSVTDEYISNVKLGTIDKTSTGASGGYSDFTAESTNLSKGNSNTITITPTWTGTKYNEGYSVWIDYNQDGDFADTGEQVWTNAASQTTPVSGNFTVPSSAKDGSTRMRVSMKYNAIPTSCESFSYGEVEDYTVVIGGSTGGDTQAPSAPTGLAASNVAQTTLTLSWNAATDNVGVTGYDVYQGSTNLGSVTATTRNITGLTANTAYQFTVKAKDAAGNESAASNTLNVTTAGASATYDVKLRITFDNYPEETSWEIKDSNNQVVHSGGTYPSQPDGSTLNITKTLDAGCYTLVFKDSYGDGICCSFGNGSYELTNSASGAVLASGGSFTSEDTKNFCVGNTQLNNINSNDIATTDLKNSEFVISPVPAKDFIMIRMNNAKDSNYRIINHIGQMVRNGKVSENKVELSGLPDGMYFFSVISNDETLTKKFIIKQ; encoded by the coding sequence ATGAAAAAAAGCTACAAAAGCCTTATTTCGTTGAGGGGCTTTAATGGGCAAGTTTCACCAAAATTAAATATAGGTATTGTTTCTGCAATGCTATTTTTATCTGGTGGGCTTTTCGCTCAGAATCCTTCGCAAAAGGCTAAGATCGTTCAACAAAGTAATCTGGTAAAATTAAATCAATTACAGACCGAATCAGCAAGTAAAGCTGCATTACAAAAGAAAGAAGCTATAGCGGCTGCCAAAAGAAATGGATGGCAAGTTAAAATGACAAATGCCGACGGAAGCTTTTCTGAACTACAAAGATTGGCAAAAGATGGTACTCCTATTTATTACACTACATTTAATGTAGATGCTGCAAAGTCTACGCGAGCAAATCATTTAAACTCAGGAGGTTCTTTAGGCCTAAATCTAGACGGGCAAAATATGACTGCTTATGTCTGGGATGGTGGAGCAACAAGACCGACTCACCAGGAATTTGATGGTGCAGGAGGAAATAACAGGGTTGCTATTAATGATGGTGTTACAACACTTAATGGCAATAGTTTTCATGCCCAGCATGTTACCGGAACAATAGTTGCCTCTGGGGTACAGGCCAATGCAAAAGGAATGGCTTCTCAAGCAAAAGCTAAAACACATGATTGGAATAATGACGCTGCAGAAGCAACAACAGCGGCTGCAAATGGAATGTTATTATCTAATCATTCTTATGGCTTTAGAGCCAGTGCAGTTCCTGATCAATATTTTGGGGCCTATATAGATGAATCCAGAACATGGGATGAGATCATGTTTAATGCTCCATTCTACCTTATGGTAGTTGCCGCAGGAAATGACGGAAACGATAGTAGTTCTAATGCGCAACCATTAGATGGAAATTCTTCTTATGATAAATTAACAGGACACTCTACTTCAAAAAACAATCTTGTGGTTGCTAATGCTCAGGATGCCAATGTTAGTAATGATGGTACATTAAATAGTGTTACTATAAATAGTGGTAGTAGTGAAGGTCCAACCGATGATTATAGAATTAAACCAGACATTACTGGTAACGGTACTGGTGTCTATTCTACTTATGATAATAGTGATACTGCATACAATAGTATCTCTGGTACTTCAATGGCAGCACCTAATGTAACCGGTACGCTTTTACTACTACAACAGCATTACAATAGCAATAATGGAAACTTTATGAAAGCTGCAACCTTAAAAGGGTTAGCACTTCATACTGCTGATGACATAGGCCCATCTGGTCCTGATGCGGTACATGGATGGGGATTATTGAATGCCAAAGTTGCTGCCGAAGCTATTACTAATAAAGGAACTGCTTCAAAAATAGAAGAACTAACACTTACAAGTGGCCAAACGTATACTATAACTGTTGACTCAGATGGTAGTAGCCCATTAATGGCTTCTATTTCCTGGACAGATAGAGCAGGAACAGCTGTAACTGCAACAAATTCTAATACACCTGTATTAGTAAATGATTTAGATATTAGAGTTACAAAAGGTTCTACTACATCTAGCCCATACAAACTTACCAGTATTACTACAAATAGCACAGGAGACAATAATGTGGATCCATTTGAAAGAGTAGATATAGCTAATGCTTCTGGAACATATACTATTACAGTTACCCATAAAGGAACATTAACAGGAGGGAGCCAAAATTTCTCTCTTATTGTTACTGGGTTAACAGGAACTACTACACCTTGTACTGCTTCAGTACCTACCGGAGTATCTTCTTCGGCTGTAGGATCAGATACTGCTACTATAGGGTGGACCGCTGTAGCTAGTGCAACTTATGATGTAAGATACAGACAAACTGGAACAACAAACTGGACAACTTCTGCTGAAAACGGAACTTCTAAAGTAATTTCTGGATTAACCCCATCTACTACTTATGAAGTACAGGTAAGAAGTAAATGTGCCGATGGAACTACTTCTAATTATAGTGCTTCTGTAAACTTTACAACTACAGATGTACAACTTAACTACTGTGACTCTAATGGTCAAAGTGTAACAGACGAATATATTAGTAATGTAAAATTAGGAACCATCGATAAAACATCAACTGGAGCAAGTGGTGGATATAGTGATTTTACTGCTGAATCTACTAACCTTTCTAAAGGAAACTCTAACACCATTACCATTACTCCTACATGGACCGGAACCAAATATAATGAAGGATATAGTGTATGGATTGATTACAATCAAGATGGAGATTTTGCAGATACAGGAGAACAAGTATGGACCAATGCTGCGTCACAAACAACACCAGTAAGTGGTAACTTTACTGTACCTTCAAGTGCAAAAGACGGAAGTACAAGAATGAGAGTATCTATGAAATACAATGCAATACCAACTTCTTGTGAATCTTTCTCTTATGGTGAAGTAGAAGATTACACAGTAGTGATCGGAGGATCTACTGGTGGCGATACTCAAGCCCCTTCTGCTCCAACTGGATTAGCAGCTTCTAATGTGGCACAAACAACGCTTACCCTATCATGGAATGCTGCTACCGATAATGTTGGTGTAACTGGATATGATGTGTATCAAGGATCTACTAATCTTGGATCGGTAACTGCAACTACAAGAAATATTACTGGATTAACCGCTAATACAGCATACCAATTTACGGTAAAAGCTAAAGATGCTGCTGGAAACGAATCTGCAGCAAGTAATACTTTAAATGTAACCACTGCAGGAGCATCTGCTACGTATGATGTAAAACTGCGTATTACTTTTGATAACTACCCTGAAGAAACAAGCTGGGAGATTAAAGATAGTAACAACCAGGTAGTACATTCTGGAGGAACATATCCTTCTCAGCCTGATGGCTCTACTCTTAATATAACCAAAACCCTGGATGCAGGATGTTATACCTTAGTATTTAAAGATTCCTATGGTGATGGTATTTGCTGTAGCTTTGGTAATGGTTCTTACGAGCTAACCAACAGTGCTTCTGGTGCTGTGCTAGCTTCTGGTGGGTCATTTACTTCTGAAGATACTAAAAACTTCTGTGTAGGTAATACACAATTAAATAATATCAACAGTAATGATATTGCAACAACAGATTTGAAAAACTCTGAATTTGTAATTTCTCCTGTTCCTGCAAAAGACTTTATTATGATTCGAATGAACAATGCTAAGGATTCAAACTATAGAATCATTAATCACATTGGTCAGATGGTAAGAAATGGTAAAGTATCTGAAAACAAGGTAGAATTAAGTGGTTTACCAGATGGTATGTATTTCTTTTCGGTGATATCAAATGATGAAACACTAACCAAGAAGTTTATCATCAAGCAATAA